In Fragaria vesca subsp. vesca linkage group LG5, FraVesHawaii_1.0, whole genome shotgun sequence, the genomic stretch ATAATTTTCTTGATGGGTGCAGTTCTAATGGGCTACGGCCCAAACTACGCCGTCCTAATGATAGGCAGGTGCACTTCTGGCATAGGTGTGGGATTTGCACTCATGATCGCCCCGGTTTACGCAGCAGAGATTTCATCCCCTACCTCGCGTGGTACCCTAACCTCTCTACCGGAGCTCTGCATCAGTATTGGCCTCTTATTCGGGTACGTATCAAACTACTTCTTCGGGAAACTGGCTTTGAAACTTGGCTGGAGACTGATGCTTGGTGTTGCTGGAGTCCCATCAATTGCCTTGGCTACTGGGATTCTCAAAATGCCAGAGTCCCCGAGGTGGCTAGCCATGCAAGGTCGTCTAGAGGAGGCTAAGGAAGTGTTGGAACTGGTTTCTAATACCAAACAAGAAGCTCAAGCTCGTTTTCATGACATCAAAATGGCGATTGGTATTGACGAAACTGATGTTGTGAAGCATAGAATCATTACGAATCGCGGAGAAGGGGTGTGGAAAGAATTGTTCCTGAGGCCGAGTCCTGCTGTCCGGAGGATTCTGCTAGCCGCAATCGGAATTCATTTCTTCGAACATGCGACAGGGATAGAATCCGTGATTCTGTTTAGTCCGAGAATTTTCAACAAAGCTGGAGTTACTAACAAAGACATGCTCTTGCTTGCCACGGTTGGGATTGGGGTGACGAAGACTTTGTTTATATTGTTGGCAACATTTCTGATTGACAAGATTGGTAGGAGGAAGTTATTGTTGACGAGCACTACAGGGATGATTATATCTCTAGCAGGGTTAGGGTTTGGACTGACCATGGCAGAGAACTCCAAAAAGGAGCTTGCTTGGGCTCTAAGTTTCAGCATTGTGGCAGTGTATGTATTTGTGGCTTTCTTTTCTATTGGACTCGGGCCAATTACATGGGTTTATAGCGCTGAGATTTTCCCTTTGAAGTTGAGGGCACAAGGGACTAGTATTGGGGTAGCTGTGAACAGAGTTATAAACGCTACAGTTTCAATGAGTTTTATTCCGATTTACAAGGCAATTACAATAGGAGGGACCTTCTTTATGTTTGCAGGGATGTCTGTGTTTGCTTGGGTTTTCTTCTTTTTCTTCTTACCAGAGACTAAAGGAAGGTCATTGGAAGAGATGGAAATGCTATTCTGCAATCATAAGACTACTAATGGTGATCAACCTAGAAATGATGTTGAAACGTAGTCAAGAAATGATATCTATTAGAACATAACTTGAGGAGAAAATTATAGGCAACCCTCAATTGTTTTTATGTATCTTCTTAGTTTGAACTGCGAAGCATATTTGTAGTTATATTTAGTTGGAACTTCAAAAATAAAAAGAGAATGATGAATTTAAATGCTTGAATTGTTCTGTTAGACTGTTACTTGTTTGTAAATTCCTTTTAATATATAGTTGTATACCGTATATAAGAGAACAAACCTTATTAGTCATAACTTTTTCTTTCTTTCTTTTTTTACGAATGAAAGAAGAGGACATCTTATCCATTAGACCACAAGCTCGAAAAGTTGAATGAGCAATAAAGGAAATACGTTTTGCAGATAGTGACAAGCTGCCATTTACACCATCATTGTTTTAGTCTTGAGAAACATACGCGAATTCTTGTGCATATATTTCTTTCAACTGATGAGATTTGATGAATATGGTTGAGTTTAGCTGCAGTGCTGCAAGCATATGGTTAACTTTGAATATATAGTAGTTGATTTTAGAAAGATACACTGATATATATACACACACACATACATACATATACATATATATATATATACACAGTCCTCTTCCAGAGTGGGATCCCGCTTTAAAATTGAAGTGCGGGACTCCTTATTTTACTCACTTTCAGGTCGTATTTCCATATCTCAACCGTACAATGTCTAAAACACAGTGTGTAGATCATTCATGCAAAGTTTCATCAAATTTGAAGATAATTTGGGTACCGAATTAGATTAAATAAAGAATTAAATTCAGTTTACCCTCTTGTGGTTTGGGGGTGACTTCATGTTAGTCCCTACACTTTTATTTTCATCAGTTTACCCCTTGAACTCTTCAATTTCTGTCTGCCGTGACCAAATTCTCATATTCCATTTGAATTGACCTTTAATTATCAGCAGTTAAGGTCCGATTTGGACATATAAAGTCCGATTTGCCCAAATTCTAGATACTGGCCTCACAGTTAAGGTTAAAATTATCAGCAGTTAATGTCCGATTTGGACATAATATAAGACATTTGGTCACGCTTGAGTTAAATTCAAAAGTTTGAGGGGTAAGCTGATGAAATTNNNNNNNNNNNNNNNNNNNNCGGTGCCTTAATTAGACTAGTTTACTATATTATTAGGATTGTATAGTGCTTAAGCAGTTAAGCAGCTATAGCCTATAGGTAGGTTGGGTTCGAAGAGACTAAAGAGAACTAGTTCTTATTGCATGTACAACCCAATTACTCTCCAATATGAACAAAATATTGGTGGGAGTTGTCCATTGACTCAAACGTTAAAGATAAAAGATTTGGTTTTTATCTTTACCTTCTATATATCCAGCAATTGACTGAGACTTCCCTATTTTTAAGTGAACTAAAAACACATAGTAAATTCTATGAAGCATGAAATGAAGCTTTATTATCCATAAGTGTGGATCAAAGCTCACACTTGTTTCAGTGAAATTACAAAACCCACATATATTTATACA encodes the following:
- the LOC101292319 gene encoding probable polyol transporter 6-like, with amino-acid sequence MEMEMEMKMKGSDQNTPTHKFNKSAFACAVGASVISIIFGYDTAVMSGAMIFIKEDLKISDVQVGVLAGILNLCALVGSLAAGRTSDYIGRRYTIFLSSIIFLMGAVLMGYGPNYAVLMIGRCTSGIGVGFALMIAPVYAAEISSPTSRGTLTSLPELCISIGLLFGYVSNYFFGKLALKLGWRLMLGVAGVPSIALATGILKMPESPRWLAMQGRLEEAKEVLELVSNTKQEAQARFHDIKMAIGIDETDVVKHRIITNRGEGVWKELFLRPSPAVRRILLAAIGIHFFEHATGIESVILFSPRIFNKAGVTNKDMLLLATVGIGVTKTLFILLATFLIDKIGRRKLLLTSTTGMIISLAGLGFGLTMAENSKKELAWALSFSIVAVYVFVAFFSIGLGPITWVYSAEIFPLKLRAQGTSIGVAVNRVINATVSMSFIPIYKAITIGGTFFMFAGMSVFAWVFFFFFLPETKGRSLEEMEMLFCNHKTTNGDQPRNDVET